Proteins encoded by one window of Lathyrus oleraceus cultivar Zhongwan6 chromosome 1, CAAS_Psat_ZW6_1.0, whole genome shotgun sequence:
- the LOC127103039 gene encoding uncharacterized protein LOC127103039, with amino-acid sequence MAEQLENENKELKEEVSRLSALVESLLQAQKQAVNVQASTSNQAPEVAPTSIPAPVMGSVNVMPFGYPWGMPNNFMPEGHYPQVHAQPTSSPVPAVPPPVVNFVPIPAPIPQVRVDETIYHSKAFENPNVYDKIDDMRDQFSDLRKDMKALRGKELFGKSASELCLVPNVKIPMKFKVPDFEKYKGNICPLNHMVMYARKMSTHTDKDQLLIHYFQDILSGAALKWYKGLDCGSVCTFNDLSEAFVRQYKYNVDMALDRDQLRATSKKYKETFKEYA; translated from the coding sequence ATGGCCGAACAACTAGAGAACGAGAACAAAGAACTCAAAGAAGAAGTAAGCCGGTTATCTGCTCTGGTGGAGTCTCTGCTCCAGGCTCAGAAGCAAGCTGTAAATGTGCAAGCGTCTACGTCCAATCAAGCACCTGAAGTAGCTCCTACCTCTATACCAGCCCCTGTTATGGGATCAGTCAATGTTATGCCTTTCGGTTACCCTTGGGGGATGCCCAATAATTTCATGCCCGAAGGGCATTATCCGCAAGTGCATGCTCagccgacatctagcccggtccctgcGGTGCCACCCCCGGTGGTTAATTTTGTTCCTATTCCAGCTCCAATTCCTCAAGTCCGTGTTGACGAGACTATTTACCATTCCAAGGCCTTTGAAAACCCGAATGTGTATGACAAAATAGACGACATGAGAGACCAGTTCTCTGACTTGAGGAAGGATATGAAGGCCCTTCGAGGGAAGGAATTGTTTGGGAAGAGTGCCTCCGAGCTCTGTTTGGTCCCGAATGTAAAGATtccgatgaagttcaaggtccctgactttgaaaaatacaaggggaatatCTGTCCGCTCAACCATAtggtcatgtatgctagaaaaaTGTCTACGCATACCGACAAagaccaactgctcatccattattttcaagacatCCTGTCTGGCGCTGCCTTGAAATGGTACAAGGGTCTTGACTGTGGCTCTGTGTGCACTTTCAATGACCTCAGTGAGGCTTTTGTAAggcagtacaagtacaacgtggacatgGCTCTGGACAGAGATCAACTAAGGGCGACGTCCAAAAAATataaggaaaccttcaaggagtatgcctAG